DNA from Nymphaea colorata isolate Beijing-Zhang1983 chromosome 4, ASM883128v2, whole genome shotgun sequence:
tttttgcaagttcacttcctttcAATATAGCTAAAAGTTCTTATTGAAAAGATGTTACAGGTTTGGCTAATAGCAGTTTGGCTGGTTATGTACCCCCAAGTTCAGAGAAGCTGCGAACAGTAAACCTTGCAGACAGAAAgctaatataaaaaaattattaaaaaggaaattttcatGAACACAATATGGAATATCCATTTCTTCTTATGGGTGAATTGACATACAAATGCGGCCactaataaattttattgcttatttgcttaacaaaccaatttttttgaagtgtGTTGATGCATTTGGGGAGCATAAAGATGTTGAGTATTTAAAGGGGTTGTTTACAGAAGTTATCAAAGAAATGGTGAAGAAAATGTTGAGCAAATTTTGACAGTCTGCCTACAAGCAGggatgaatttggcaagtgatcccaaCTCCCAATTATAGTCACATATTTTGGACTCCTTATGTGGCACACAACataaatctagcacttaaaagtGTTTGTAACCCATCAAAAGAAGATGCAAATGTTGTTAAATTGTGTTCAAGTATTGAAGAGCTTGAGCATAAtgtcaagaaccaaaatttcattataaaaCACCACAATGCTTCGTTATATTCAATaagcattctgatttgaaattgttgaaggtagaTGAAACTTGTCTTGCATCTAGTATtgtaatgatgaaaaaaaaaattaagcaggTGAAGCATGCATTATTATTGCTAATGGTGACTGGTAATGATTGAGAATTTTAGTGAAGTGATGACATTATGAAGGCCCAAGAAATTAGACAATGcattttagatgatgaatggtGGGACAAGATTACATAGTTTCTTCGATTTACAGAGCCTATTTGGCAGATGTTGAGAAAGTTGATAAAAAAGGGCCCATGCTTCATAGAGTTTACAGTACGtgagataacatgattgaaaaaattcaaaacatcatttttcgATACGAGAAGAATAATGTTGCAATTGATGATTTTGAGTTTTTCGattatgaacataaaattttaataagatgTAATAAAAGCAATACCCCTTTCTATCGTATGGCACActccttaaatcccaaatattatgcACAAACCTGGTTGGCAAGAGGTACTGGTCATGTTCACttcctcctaatcgagatccagAAACATCAACcaatagggagatatgtttgggaagacttTTTTGTGTTCCTTTGAAGATAATATATAATTAGTTTGTGATCTTCTCGGATGGAAGAATTGATTCACTGCAAGTTGCAAGCAAAAGATCAAGAAGATTTTGTTAATTGTTGGTTATCTTTTGGAGCAGCGACGtcaaatctccaacaacttgcgttaaagttattatctcaacctgcaacctcttcatgttgtgaaagaaactAGAGCCCTTATTATCAAATTCACAACAAGAGACATAAACTAACTAGTAAGCTATGATACACGGGTACGCCTCCCTTTGGAGGCGTACCCtaccggtaccggtaccggtacggggcTGGGTAAGGCTCCGGTacgcgttgaccgtaccgggtacggtcaacgtaccggAGGCCGTATCTGACCTTTTTCGGACACAATCAAgtttgactgagtccaaatttgtcttttttttaacgattatttcattttaaattttatatctattttaacgtttaaaaaaaaacaaaaatcgtaAGGGTTTCGCTCGAAACCCTTTTCTCGTTCCTCTTTACCTCTCACGAGCTCGGCGACgaaggcagcggcagcggcgacAGGCGGCGGCAGAGGCGGCGAACGGAGGGCAGAACGGCGATAGCAGTGGCGACCGACGACGGCAAACGGTAGGAGGCGACAGCAGGCAGACTGTCTTACCTCTCAAGgtatattttttgtctttttgtttttatttttaaaccatttcagcggctccacccctgccatCGCCGCCGGCGACGATCGGCGTCGACAGGCAGAATACCCATCGTCGCCAGCAACGACCAGcgatgtgtgtgagagagagagagagattctttgtTTTTACATGTTTCGGTAGTCGGTATGGTATGAAGCGTTTGGTGGATTTGTTCATTTATTCTTATTTGGGTTTGATTTGTATGTGCATATGGGTGGGAGACTTTGATCGATATAGAATCCGGTGTCTgaatattatgtttttgttgtttgaaacACTTTCGGCTAAagctttcttttgtgtttcattATTGGAATTTGCTTGTTCAAAGTTCTTTTCCTTCAACAGATAAACTAATTGTCTAACTAGCAGTCACTTTTGTGTGCTGGTAAATCGTGCTTCTTGTTGCTCTGGCATGTGCAGCTGTTacatttcaaaacaagtttCAAAGCAATAATTTGTATGGGCGAAAAGTCTTCTTTTCATGCAGTGATGCAGCTTTGCTTGTATAGCTTTCACTTGGGTGACTGCAGCTTTGCTTGTATAAGGCTGTGAATCTGTGATATATCGTTTTGTGATAGGAATAGGATTCATCTCTTTCAAATGATCCCTGTTTTTATTGGTTATGTGTTGCAGCTCATTTGCTAGGTTCTGTTGAgacataagttgtaatggctgataaaggaaaagaaatactgCCTCCTACAGGAAGTGGGAATGTAGAAAGCAGCAGTGGTAGTGTTAATACCGCTACAATAGAGaaggataatccatctcagcctctttggcgCTATGTGAAGAAACTATCAAAAGGAccaggtggtggtgggaatgtaacgttttcttgcaaattttgtgATATGATGTTCACGGGCTCTTATCCACGTTGCAAGGCACATTTGTTGCATATTTCTGGCGTTGGAATTAGACCATGCCCAAAAGTTACCAACGAGGAgatcaaaatattcaaaaaagaacaagatgcagctgagacgaagaaatcttcatccaaatcaagtgtgtctgttcctctttatgctactgaaggaggtgaagatccttcaaagaaaagaaaaacattagcacaagcattcaataatatgggaagggcagagatggatagaaggatggaaggttcttttttgcaagttcacttccttttaatgtagccACAAGTCCTTATTGAaaagatgttgttacaggtttgGCTAATTGCAGTTTGAGTGGTTATGTACCCCCGAGTTCAGAGAAGTTAAGAACAGTAATTCTTGCAGAAGAGAAagcaaacattgaaaaattattagagaagaagaaattttcgtggatacaatatggagtatccattgttaatgacgggtggactgatatacaaaggcggccactaataaattttattgcttattcgcttgatggaccaatcttcttgaaatgtgttgatgcatttagggagtataaagatgttgagtatttaaaagggctatttatagaagtcatcaaagaagtgggtgaagataaTGTAGTGCAGCttattactgataatgctccagtttgccaacgagcaggaatgaatttggcaagtgatcccaagtatagtcacatattctGGACTCCTAGTGTGGCACACAatataaatctagcacttaaaagtatttgcaacccatcaaaagatgatccaaatgccggtttcttgtgttcatggattgaggagcttgagcatgatgtcagaaacatcagaaattttgttgtaaaccaaaacaatgctcttgctatatttaataggcattctgatttgaaattgttgaaggtagcagagactcgttttgcatccattatcgtaatgataaaaagaataataaagcaggtgaaacatgcattaacacttatggtgactgacaatgattgggaGTTTTATCGGAATGATGACATCGTGAaggctcaagaaattaaaaaatacattttagaagatgaatggtgggataaagttacatattttctgcagtttacagagcctatttggcagatgcggagagaagttgataaagaagggcccatgcttcataaagtttatgatatgtgggataacatgattgaaaaaattcaaaacatcatttttagacatgagaagaagaatgttgcacttgatgattctgagtttttcgatcatgtgcatagaattttagtaagaagatggaacaaaagcaataaccctttgcattgtatggcacactctTTAAATCCCAAgtattatggacaaacatggttggcaggaggtattggtcgtgttcctcctaatcgagatccagaaatatcaaaaaatagggagatatgtttgggaagactgTATTCTGATTCTCatcggttgaagataataaataatgagtttgcgaGCTTCTGTGGTGGAAGAAACGATTCaatacaagctgcaatggcaagagatgaagaagatcctggTAATTGGTGGTTGTGTTTTGGAGcatcgacaccaaatctccaacaacttgcgCTGAAGTGATTATCTCAACCggcaacctcttcatgttgtgaaagaaattggagcacttattctcaaattcacaacatcaagagaaataagctaactagtaagcaagcagaagatttagtttatgtccactccaacctacgcttactttttctttctttttgtatctttgatatgtatacatgatttagtttatgtccactccaacctcttcatgttgtaaaagaaattgttgcaacttgcaacttgcagttcaggatcatccaagtattgggatgttaatccaaAGGACATTGATGTGGAaattgaaggagaacatgatttgcatgcttttAACATGGACCTTACAgaacctgttgctccttctaatcttcatgatgcgactgaggagaatcaagaaagctgacatGTTAGTAtaattgtatgttaattacttccatactgtgttttggacaatgattttattttgtttgcaattttttgatatatatgtgtgaatatgttattttgtttgaaatcttttgatatatatatatatatatatatgcccgtgtgtgtacggccgtacccccgtacccaaattttttgaaaatgatctgtacccgtaccggtacccatacccgcacccgtacccgtacccgtacctatgtgacatagctagtAAGCGAGCAGAAGAATTAGTTTATGTTCACTCCAACCTACACTTACTTTCACATACTTCAAATGATTAcaggtattttttttatttttatctttgatATGAATAAATCTGTATACTATGTCGGTTGCATGAAGTTaaatattaacttaaatcatATTGTGTTTGTGTTGCAACTTGCAGTCCAACATCATCTAAGTATTGAGATGTTAATCCAGAGGACATTAACAtggaacttgaaggagaacatgatttgcatgctcttaatatggaccTTACGAAACTGgttgttccttctaatcttgatgatgcaattGAGAAGGATCAGTAAAGCTGACATATCTTGGACTTTTAGTATGTTAGTTACTTTGTCTTTTATACTTAGTTTATTAGGTTCTTCTTCATAGTCTACAAATTTTGGAACATGAATATGTCATTTTGTTTGCTTAAAgtccaattttttgttttatatccgcactcaagttttttttaaatgttccATACtcatacccgtacccataccagCACCATACTCGTACTTATGTGACATATGTTGTCGCAAATATTCTGAGGTTTTTAATGGCAAGGTTTTCCTCAGGTACTTTTTGGCAAAGTtacttttcttgaaaaaaataaacttggaaaaaataaaaaataaaaaatttgataaaaataaaataaatgagaaaaccaataaaaaaagaCATTGTAAAAACTagataaatgataaaaataaagttttaacaatgacaaaaatgatgataaataacTTCATTATGTTTGAATTTGACTTCATAATAACATTGAtgtagaaaacaagaaaaacgaaaaaagaagGACAAAGTAGGACAAAAACAggataaaaaacaataaaaatgtgataaacatactttcatattttaaaaaaaaacacgtttttttgggctttttcatttttcttgtaaatatctcaataattttgaaaatattgcaatatttgtgTCAATGTTACAAACAtctaaaagaataaaagatcTTCTGCAAGTCTGAAAGAGAATGTGAATTGTGCACTTGcaaaagaaaaccaagtttacattcatttgattccagaattcttttcatatttacattgtcgaaataaataattttaatacAAATGTAGATTGAAATTGAGTTAAATTTCTTAGTTCtcctttattattttcttaataatgTGGACCTCTTTCTAACCTTATTAAGCAAATCCCCATTCACGAGGCGTTTAAGGCTAATGACATTTAGAATGATCATTTATCTCTCCTTCGTTTTGCTCTCTTTCCTATCCTTTTCATATCATGAGtttcaacatggtattagagctttTCATGGTTCTTCGAACCTAAGTCCTATGGAGGAAGATGATACAGAATCTGTCAGTGAAGAAAAATTActcttatgtgtgtgtatgaatGTCCTTGTCTTGTCTTGGCTGCATAGAAGGGTGTCCAGGGACTTCATAAAAGGGTTGCCTCGAATGGGAAACCTGTCATCCTAGTGGCAGTGGACAGGCTTTCCTAATATGCACACTTTGTGGTGGTGCTTTCACATCCTTTGTGGGCCAAGGAAGCAGCTAGGCATTCCAATAAAATGTGGTTAAGCTTCAAGGGATGCTGAAATCCATTGTATGTGACTATGACACTATTCCTCGGCCACTTTTGGCAAAATTACCTCAAGCTACAAGGAACTACACTCAATCTCACTACTGCATACCTTTGCAAAGGAGATGACCAAACCGAAATGGTTAATAGACTCTTTGAAACCTACCTGTGATGTTATACAGAACTTCAGCCACATAACTGGACAAATTTCTTAATTGCAGGCTGAATTTGCTTATAACACAGCCTCTCATTCTGCTATGGGACTTTCCCCTTCGAAATAGCCTATAGAAGACCTCCACCGAAGTTGTGCCGATTCCATCCTCACACTCAGCAGTTGAAGAGGTTCACATTCAACTCATAAGTTTCAACAAAGTGTTAGAAGTAATTAGGCAAAGGTTAGTCACAACTCAAAACAGAACAGTAGAGCAGCACAGTAAGGGTCATTGCAACAAGGAGTTCAAGGTTGAGAATTagaccattgtcacaaatgtcCTCCTCGAGGAATTatcggcgaggtttttctcaagtatcTTTCGGTAAAGTTATTCCTCTTGGAAAAGTCTCAGGAAAATTTCAgtaatttttaaacattaaaaaatcctaaaaattgtaaaaactcctaaaaaattttaaaaaaaatcataactcaAGAGAGATTTTCCAAATCTAACAAAATTTTGCTAGTTTTTTCATCTTGCctgtttttctcataaatatcgTGAGAATTTGATAGTGGATTGGATCTAGATTAAGAATTTCCCAATGGGTAAGCTGCAGTCCAAATCAGCTAGAGCACCCAAGCTTATCTGCACGATATTCAGGTCCTTTCCAAAATCACAAAAGAATAGGACAGATAGTTTATTAGCTGCAACTTTCAGAGGACTCCATTATCCATCCTGTCTTTCACATTTCAAGGCTGAAGCGACATTATCCTGAAGTTGTACTTGTTTCCTCACTACCTAAAGGGTCACTTTGTCCACTCCAAATAATGCAAGGGTCACGATGGAGGAGTCAATCTCAACTTGAAGTCATGCCTACAGTTGTCCAAAGTAGTTATCACAAGATATGTCTCAGCATGttcatctatgtcacatgggtgcggggtgccggtgccggtgtgAGGGTAAATATATAATTGTctataaacaacaaaattatcaaatgacaagttcaaaatttaaattactAAGTAccaaattttatatgtatatataatctAAATAGAAAGCACTAAACATACATGATATTGATACCATGTGCACTATGCAATGTTATTATTTATGAAcataataaaatttcaaaacatgaGATTTGAGAAGTGAGAACTGTACACCATGTCTCTAGGTTTCTAGCTCAGTAAGTTACTATTCCATACCTAAGGAAACACACAagtatcaaaaaagaaaaggaaaaaagaaaagatactttccttttttccttttgaaactcTTTAACAGATTATTACCTCTGTCATAACAGCCACAGAGGTTGGGTCATGACCTCTCCAGATATAATCCCAAATTTTCAAACCCTCTGCAGCAGCGCCTTTTCTGACAGCCTTAATTGCAACAACAAGGGAAGCACCtaaacaaaagaatgcaaaaaagTCAAGATCTACAATACAAATAATTTGAATCACAAAGTAAATTTTTTCCAATTATCTGGTTGACAGTTAGTAATGCTTTTCAAGGAGTATATAGTCAGAATTTGTAGACCACCTTCAATTAAGAATGAACCCCCAATCACCAAAGCTGCATAATATACATTTGCTGGAGGCTGCTCAAATAAGCAGAATAAGAACCAGTATTTTGTCGAGTGAGTAGAAGGAAAATGTGAGgaagaatgaaataacaataattCATAAGCTATCAAGATGTTCCAGTTTTCAAGAGGTTGATATATTCTGGCAATAGTTCAATTAGTAGTTAAATATAGGTTACCTGTGAAATCCACAAGTTCTGAATGCCATGAATAATGGTTGCACCAGAACCCAGGCAAAATATTCCAACAGCTGATATTAGAGACCAGACGAACCTTTCCTTTGAATAGCCATAGCTGCAAAAAACAAGTAATAAGAACTCAACACCACTGATGAACAACATTTGCATAGACAAGACTGAAATTTAACAGATAACCtaaaattataatatattaataaactTAGATCAATAGTTTAGATTATGCAGTAACTTTTTAAGGTCTTCACCTAGTACCTAGAAATGAATGCAAAGAGATTAAGATAGATGAGAACTCACGGGTGTAAAGCATCTGGAGCACGCCTTGAGCTATTCAAACCATAAGCAAGTAGGACCTAGGAAAAAGGTCCCTCATTATCAATTAGGAACCTTCACAAGcttattgaagaaaaatttataaCACACACTAGAAGCCATAAAACAATGAGCAGTTAACTGAAATAGAATATGCAGATTAAATGTTACGGAGTCTACATATCCAACTCAAGTAGCCTCGAATACAAATAACATTGATAAGACATCCATAAATTCCAtgtaaacagaaaaaagaagaacttatgaaaaaagagaaccacTTGAAATGTTTACCTGGTTTGCAAAATCTGCAACAGAATGTATAACTTCAGCCAGCATAACATGGCTAGATGTTGCCAACCATACACcgaatttcaaagaaaataCTAAGAAGTTGCACCATAATGCAGTTGTGACTGCCTGTTGGCTGAAGTTAAAATCCATAAGAAGACAGTACTAAATACAGATGAAAAAGGTATATGCAGCTACCAAACAACAAAATCAATGCAAAAAGTGATATGATAAAAGAACATAACTAGGCATTGGGAGTAACTGAACCATTGACTGTATTTATCGATCCATAAGTTTTTGATCTGAGAATATTCGTACTAAAGGTTTCAGACACAAAAAGATGTCAGCTGGAGCGAATATCCATAAGAACACAGCAAGAAAATGCAGATAAAAAGGTTATATGCAGCTACCAAACGCTGCAAAGCCATCCAAGTGGTGAAATGATAAATAAAAGATCTAGCCAGTGAGAGTAACTGAACCATTGACTATATTTATCTATCCATAAgttttttatctaattttgtGTACTAAAGATTTCAGACACAAGGAGGACCAAAAGTTGCACAGAAGGAGGAGACTACCTAATGAGAACTAACAAGATGGATACATGGCCAGGATCGAGGGCAATGGTGAAATGATAAATAAGAGATCTAGCCAGTGAGAGTAACTGAACCATTGACTATATTTATATATCCATAAgttttttatctaattttttgtACTAAAGATTTCAGACACAAGGAGGACCAAAAGTTGCACAGAAGGAGGAGACTACCTAATGAGAACTAATAAGATGAATACATGGCCAGGATTCGGGGCAACAAAATCTTTGTATAGGCACGGCCCTCCCTCCCAACCCCACAAACCTTCCAGTTGTCTCATTTCTTTAGTAGCCTGTGAAGTGGGCCACACTTGACTCCACAATGAGGATGTTCAGCCAGTGAAGTACTCCCAACAGTTGTTTTCCATCACCCCAATAGAAAAGGATGACAAAACCTGAACATGCAACAGTTTTCAACCACTGGACAATATATGCCCCATAATAGCTTTTCTTTCCAAGTAACCGACATAATCATTTTGCACTGCTGGGCATAATAGAAAACCTTAACTAGATGCTCGTGCTGGCTTTGGCCCAATTCGATATGCATCAAAGGATCAAGCTAGTCCCAAAGAACCCTTTCCAACCACAACCCACAGACCTCTTTCTTGCCAGACTAATATGTTAGCAACTTAGCATTGAAATTAAGCAAGTTTTGGTCTTTTGCTATGTTTGATGGAGTCTCTAATGAGGGTTCAAATCATCACAAATATCATTATCAGGTTTTCAACAATGAGCTTTTTCTAGGAtgttttttggcaaagttgttcTTGTTgagaaaatctcaaaaaatcAGTTGGcattttttcctaaaaattaggTAGAAATCAATTAAATCATAAACTAATAAGAAGATATACAAATAACCAggtaaaatgataaaaaataatgttttaatgatgataaataatTCAGTTTAAGTTCAAAGATTAATCGATGACATTATAAACGTcaataaaaagagaaacgaaaaaatggggaaaatgcatcaaaaatgcattaaattaatttttaccttaaaaaaatgtgttcccCTTTTGTCTTTCTTGTTTTACATTAATATCGTGCCTTTTTTAGGAAAAAGCACGACATCTGTGACAATGGTTCAAATCAAGGCAAGGCAAAGCTGGATCGATGTCCCTGCAAGCATAACTCGTACAAATAACTGCAAAATTATCTGAAGAAGAAATTCGTATTGAAACTATGTTTTGTTATTTGGCCACAACAATGAATCTTCCCATGATAGCAATAAAAATGAGCTAATTCAAAGCTATTAATAGTCAACGGTTCACTGGATGACACAGCTCCAAATGTACAGCATGTCAGGAACAAAAACGGGAAGGACTTGTCCTGAATAAAATATAACTGATAAAAGAGTAACTATAACAAGGTGttcaaaaaataatcaaaataaatatcAGTACCTGTGGTCATGAACATTTGATCTTTCAATGGTCCTCGCCCTTGAGCAATAAActggaaatggaaaaaagacgGACGAATAAGAGAATAGTTCATTGATCGTGGAAATAAAAAGTGTAAAGAGTATTAACTTTCACAGCATAAACTTCATTAAGAAAATTTATGTCAATACATCAAGAACTGCTGCTAAGAGTTGCTGCTTTTGAACAATAAAGATCTTCACCGCTTGGCCTACAGTCAGATAACAGGTTCCACTAGATGTCATATTGGCGGACAACCAACTAGACTAACTCAACGCAATTACACACTGTTCATCTAAATACTGGATTGCTATCCCCCCAATTTCTATAGCTAATTTATTTGCACAAACGGTTGGAAAAGCCACACTAATAAGAAACTACTTCCACTAAACTAGTCCGCCAGCAGTACAAAAAGAGACTGACATAAAGCGACCAAATTCGGAGggttaaaaagaaacaagtcTTGTTGGAGGCTCCGCGGATAAAAGCGACTCCGTCCTCTTTGGTAGTGAAAGTCCCTTTTCCGAAATAACAAATAATCATATACGAAAAGAGAGTGACATAAAGCGACCAAATTCGGAGGGTTCAAAAGAAACAAGTCTTGTTGGAGGCTCCGCGGATAAAAGTGACTCCGTCCTCTTTGGTAGTGAAAGTCCCTTTTCCGAAATAACAAATAATCATATACTTTTTTACTTCTGTCCGGAAGTTTTCGCTAAAAAATTTCAGGTCAAAGCGGAGATAAAATCGCGCAGGAAATCATGCACTActtactgtaaaaaaaaaatcaagtcaaGGGTGATAAAATGAACTGCCAAATGGGAAGCCGTGCATTACaaactgttaaaaaaaaattattaaattcaAGGCagagatcaaatgaaccatCACACAGGAAGCCGTGCACTACAAACACTAACTTGTATGAGTTGCTCGCATAACTGCAATCGCTCTTAAAACCGTTTAGAAATCAAAACCCTAAAGAACAAGCACCAAGGGATATCAACCGACTCCAAGATGTCAGCAAGTATCAGCAACGAAGTGCAAGAGCATCGCGATTCTTTTAAGACTATTATTTGCAATCTCAGGCACACTTTGTGGGGGAGTATTATGAGCGCTACAAGATACTCTGGTGTACTCACACCGCGAAGGGCAATTCCGGTAGAACAAATGGCAGGGCAGGACACCAAGCGCTCTGCCAAGGGAAACTGTATCCGGACGGAACGAGACGTAGCGACCTATCAGGTCGCATCTGAGATGGCAAAAGCGGAAAGGATGATCTAGATGTTCCCTGGTGAGAAGGAATGCCTCTGGAGAGGGTCGAGGGGAGGTGAAGGCGGAAGAGCGAGACGCTGAACCGTGGCGAAGAGATTCGAAGAAGCGACGGGCGAGGCGATTGGTTTGCATCAACAGAAGGCTGAGGGACGCTTCTCTTCGCATGCTCAGCTTCACTCCCGAGCACCAATGGACGCCCAAGGGAAACAACGGCGAGGGGGTGGGGGAGGGGAAAAGAGTTGAGCGGACGCTCCCTATTTATTGTGGGCACTGGAACTGGGACTTCCGTCGTAAACCTTAGAGAGGTCGTTTGATGTTTACTGGACACGTGTTAtgtttaatcattttttatcaaatgccgtatcattttttatcaaatgcCGTCTACAGTGACAGACAAACAATTGAATAGGGGTACCCTTGTTTCACGCTGTTTCGAGCTCGGAACACCATGGAACAGACATCCCCTGCCCCCGAGCTACCCTCGCTTTGagtctctcctcctcctctgcctcTCCC
Protein-coding regions in this window:
- the LOC116252258 gene encoding metal tolerance protein C4 isoform X1; protein product: MRREASLSLLLMQTNRLARRFFESLRHGSASRSSAFTSPRPSPEAFLLTREHLDHPFRFCHLRCDLIGRYVSFRPDTVSLGRALGVLPCHLFYRNCPSRFYCSRARTIERSNVHDHSQQAVTTALWCNFLVFSLKFGVWLATSSHVMLAEVIHSVADFANQVLLAYGLNSSRRAPDALHPYGYSKERFVWSLISAVGIFCLGSGATIIHGIQNLWISQPPANVYYAALVIGGSFLIEGASLVVAIKAVRKGAAAEGLKIWDYIWRGHDPTSVAVMTEDSAAVTGLLIAAASLVAVNKTGNAIYDPIGSIVVGNLLGMVAIFLIHRNRQVLIGRAIDDHDMARVLHFLSSDPVVDAIYDCKSEVIGPGFFRFKAEIDFNGEVLVQNYLQRTGRDEWARQQFREAAKRKDDTHLFNLMSSYGEEVVTALGSEVDRLEKEIQKIVPGIRHVDIEAHNPKGPLP
- the LOC116252258 gene encoding metal tolerance protein C4 isoform X2, whose protein sequence is MRREASLSLLLMQTNRLARRFFESLRHGSASRSSAFTSPRPSPEAFLLTREHLDHPFRFCHLRCDLIGRYVSFRPDTVSLGRALGVLPCHLFYRNCPSRFYCSRARTIERSNVHDHSQQAVTTALWCNFLVFSLKFGVWLATSSHVMLAEVIHSVADFANQVLLAYGLNSSRRAPDALHPYGYSKERFVWSLISAVGIFCLGSGATIIHGIQNLWISQPPANVYYAALVIGGSFLIEGASLVVAIKAVRKGAAAEGLKIWDYIWRGHDPTSVAVMTEDSAAVTGLLIAAASLVAVNKTGNAIYDPIGSIVVGNLLGMVAIFLIHRNRQVLIGRAIDDHDMARVLHFLSSDPVVDAIYDCKSEVIGPGFFRFKAEIDFNGEVLVQNYLQRTGRDEWARQFREAAKRKDDTHLFNLMSSYGEEVVTALGSEVDRLEKEIQKIVPGIRHVDIEAHNPKGPLP